Proteins co-encoded in one Oscillatoria salina IIICB1 genomic window:
- a CDS encoding hybrid sensor histidine kinase/response regulator: MNLDQQTTLLIVDDNPTNIKVLFNFLKNAGFRVLVAKDGKDALKKVEVAIPDLILLDVMMPGIDGFETCRFLKENPQYHDLPIIFMTALADTKNKVKGLSLGAVDYITKPFQQEEVLARINLHLQLCFLRKELAEKNERLSELNTQLEQKVLDRTSQLAKLQSQLILNEKMSSLGQLVAGIAHEINNPISFIVGNLTHAEEYAQDLINLIQLYQKYYPEPATEIAEKMAAIELDYLTKDFCQLITSMQSGTKRILQISHSMRTFSRADLNKKVKFNLHEGLDSTLLILKHRLKANRNRPAIEVKKKYGNLPEIDCYPGQLNQVFMNLLSNGIDAVEAANCGVSFAEIQANPNCLIIETKLLPTEPEIMIIIRDNGIGIEPEVQAKIFDYLFTTKEVGKGTGLGLAIAREIVEDKHGGTIACSSKKGEGTEFRVILPIQSS; the protein is encoded by the coding sequence ATGAATCTTGACCAACAAACCACCCTGCTAATTGTCGATGACAATCCCACCAACATTAAAGTTCTCTTTAATTTTTTGAAGAACGCAGGATTTAGAGTTTTGGTGGCAAAAGACGGTAAAGATGCTCTGAAAAAAGTAGAAGTCGCAATTCCTGACTTGATTTTATTAGATGTCATGATGCCAGGAATTGATGGTTTTGAAACCTGTCGTTTTTTGAAAGAAAATCCTCAATATCACGATTTACCTATTATTTTTATGACCGCTTTGGCTGACACAAAAAACAAAGTCAAAGGTCTTTCACTAGGAGCAGTAGATTATATTACTAAACCTTTCCAGCAGGAAGAAGTATTAGCGAGAATTAACCTCCATTTGCAACTTTGTTTCTTAAGGAAAGAACTGGCTGAAAAAAACGAGCGCTTAAGCGAACTTAATACTCAATTAGAACAAAAAGTTTTAGACCGAACTAGCCAACTTGCAAAACTTCAATCTCAATTAATTTTAAATGAAAAAATGTCTTCTTTAGGACAATTAGTTGCCGGAATTGCTCATGAAATTAATAATCCAATTAGCTTTATTGTTGGCAATCTGACTCATGCAGAAGAATATGCCCAAGACTTGATTAATTTAATTCAATTATATCAAAAATACTATCCCGAACCTGCGACAGAAATTGCTGAGAAAATGGCAGCTATCGAATTGGATTATTTAACTAAAGATTTTTGTCAACTTATCACTTCAATGCAGTCAGGAACCAAACGTATTCTGCAAATTAGCCATTCCATGCGGACTTTTTCTCGTGCTGACTTAAATAAGAAAGTAAAATTCAATCTTCACGAAGGACTTGATAGTACCCTTTTAATTCTGAAACATCGGCTCAAAGCTAATCGCAATCGTCCGGCAATTGAAGTGAAGAAAAAATACGGTAATTTACCAGAAATTGATTGTTATCCCGGACAGCTAAATCAAGTATTTATGAATTTACTTTCTAATGGAATTGATGCTGTTGAAGCAGCTAATTGTGGAGTTAGTTTTGCTGAGATCCAAGCCAATCCAAATTGCTTGATAATTGAAACCAAATTGTTACCAACAGAACCAGAAATTATGATTATAATTAGAGATAATGGCATCGGGATCGAACCAGAAGTACAAGCAAAAATCTTTGACTATTTGTTTACGACCAAAGAAGTAGGTAAAGGTACAGGTTTGGGGCTAGCTATTGCACGTGAAATTGTCGAAGATAAACATGGCGGAACGATCGCCTGTTCCTCAAAAAAGGGAGAAGGAACTGAATTTAGGGTCATTTTACCAATACAATCGAGCTAA
- a CDS encoding two-component system response regulator: protein MKVNQPNLIFIVDDNSNNLRILFNFLKSTGFRVLVSTNGEDALRKLTEISPNLILLDVRMPTIDGFEVCRRLKKNPATQHIPIIFMTALADLDNKIQGFALGAVDYITKPFQQEEVLSRISLHLRLHELTSTLQETNQQLTQEIAARKTAENQLKQLNQQLEQRVIERTRKLNETLQKLQAREEKLIYEASHDLLTGLLNRAWLMQHLSEILGTEQLLKRDCAVLFLDLDRFKSINDRFGHLQGDELLKKVAKRLQTSLDSSANIVRLGGDEFLILLAGKWQLDRLNKIANHLLSQLRNPFYMTNYQVFLDASIGIVPSITSYLQPTAVLRDADIAMYQAKARGRGNYVFLTAKMQTKAIARIQLEADLQRAIKQEEFCLYYQPIFELATQKLVGFEALMRWRHPEEGLLSPAKFITLAEEIGQIQALDLLGFRLACEQLKNWQNQFGAQNLPTINVNFSPTQFQKSELFEQISLILNHAEIVPQFIKIEITESVFLETASKAIQFLHQIHNLGIKLCIDDFGTGYSSLSRLHSFPLDTLKIDRSFILRLQENSEGTQIVQTIISLAHNLGIDVVAEGIETEEQLAKLIELECEFGQGYLFAKPISSQQATQLLNDRLHLFLTIN from the coding sequence ATGAAAGTCAATCAACCAAACTTAATTTTTATCGTTGATGACAACTCCAATAATCTCCGAATTTTATTTAACTTCTTAAAATCTACAGGTTTTCGAGTTTTAGTATCAACAAATGGAGAAGATGCCTTAAGAAAATTAACCGAAATTTCTCCAAATTTAATTTTGTTGGATGTCAGAATGCCAACAATTGACGGCTTTGAAGTCTGTCGTCGTCTGAAAAAAAATCCAGCCACCCAACACATTCCCATCATCTTTATGACAGCCCTTGCCGACCTAGACAATAAAATACAAGGTTTTGCTTTAGGAGCAGTAGATTATATTACCAAACCTTTCCAACAAGAAGAAGTTTTAAGTCGTATTTCCCTACACCTAAGACTACACGAATTAACTTCCACTCTCCAAGAAACAAATCAGCAATTAACCCAAGAAATTGCCGCCAGAAAAACTGCTGAAAACCAATTAAAACAACTCAATCAACAACTAGAACAGCGAGTTATCGAACGTACTCGAAAATTAAACGAAACTCTACAAAAATTACAAGCACGAGAAGAAAAACTAATTTACGAAGCTTCTCACGATTTACTGACAGGTTTATTAAATCGTGCTTGGTTAATGCAACATTTATCGGAAATTCTCGGAACAGAGCAACTTTTAAAGCGTGATTGCGCAGTCTTATTTCTCGACTTAGATCGCTTTAAAAGTATTAACGATCGCTTCGGACACCTCCAGGGAGATGAATTACTTAAAAAAGTTGCCAAGCGGCTACAAACAAGCCTCGATTCTAGCGCCAACATAGTTCGATTAGGAGGAGATGAATTTTTGATTTTATTAGCGGGTAAATGGCAATTAGATCGACTAAACAAAATCGCCAATCATCTTCTATCACAACTGAGAAATCCTTTTTATATGACCAACTATCAAGTATTCTTAGATGCTAGCATTGGTATTGTTCCTTCAATTACTAGTTATCTTCAACCCACAGCAGTTTTAAGAGATGCTGATATCGCTATGTATCAAGCCAAAGCTAGAGGCAGAGGTAATTATGTTTTTCTAACTGCTAAAATGCAAACTAAAGCCATAGCAAGAATTCAACTAGAAGCCGATTTGCAGCGTGCAATCAAACAAGAAGAATTTTGTCTTTATTATCAACCAATTTTTGAGCTTGCTACCCAAAAACTCGTTGGTTTTGAAGCCTTAATGCGCTGGCGACATCCCGAAGAAGGACTTCTCTCTCCAGCAAAATTTATTACACTAGCAGAAGAAATTGGACAAATTCAAGCACTCGATCTTTTAGGCTTTCGGTTAGCTTGCGAACAATTAAAAAATTGGCAAAATCAATTTGGTGCCCAAAATTTACCCACAATCAATGTTAATTTTTCGCCAACTCAATTTCAGAAATCGGAACTTTTTGAGCAAATTAGTTTAATATTAAATCATGCCGAAATTGTTCCCCAATTTATCAAAATTGAAATTACCGAAAGTGTTTTTTTAGAAACCGCTAGTAAAGCCATCCAGTTTCTTCATCAAATTCACAACTTAGGAATTAAACTTTGCATTGATGATTTCGGTACTGGTTATTCTTCCTTAAGTCGCCTACATTCTTTTCCTCTAGATACTTTGAAAATTGACCGTTCTTTTATCCTCCGTTTGCAAGAAAACTCCGAGGGAACCCAGATTGTCCAAACAATTATTTCTCTCGCCCATAATCTCGGAATAGATGTAGTTGCCGAAGGAATTGAAACGGAAGAACAGCTAGCCAAATTAATTGAATTAGAATGTGAATTTGGACAAGGATATCTTTTTGCCAAACCTATTTCTAGCCAACAAGCAACCCAACTTTTAAACGATCGCCTTCACCTTTTTTTAACGATTAACTAA